A window of Longispora fulva contains these coding sequences:
- a CDS encoding aldehyde dehydrogenase (NADP(+)), with translation MAHDTTPAELDRVCTAAAGAAAGFAALPLAERAELLRTIAAKLRENGVAIIAAADAESHLGLPRLTGELERTCVQLELFAAAVEAGTFLEVIIDHADPAAKPAPRPDLRRMLVPLGPVAVFAASNFPLAFSVAGGDTASALAAGCPVVVKAHPGHPETSQLVAAILAEVLPDGVFALVEGFTAGQALVGHPAITAVGFTGSLAGGQALLDLVNARETPIPFYGELGALNPAIVTPAALADRRDEIVTGFVGSFTMGSGQFCTKPGLLFLPAGHGLDEALGAAAAAATTGQLLTENIQKGYEQGLTRFASAPGVRSLAGPAPALFAVAAGDLRGELLDECFGPAALVVEYQSPEELFATVRDLPGSLTATAHLGGSDELAPALLPLLAGIAGRVIVNGWPTGVAVTAAMQHGGPWPAATTSLYTSVGETAVRRFLRPVAFQNVPDALLPPALQESNPLDIPRRVS, from the coding sequence GTGGCGCACGACACTACACCGGCCGAGCTCGACCGGGTCTGCACGGCGGCGGCTGGCGCGGCAGCCGGGTTCGCGGCGCTCCCGCTCGCCGAGCGGGCGGAGCTGTTGCGGACAATCGCGGCGAAACTCCGCGAAAACGGGGTGGCGATCATCGCGGCCGCCGACGCGGAGAGCCACCTGGGCCTGCCCCGGCTGACCGGCGAGCTGGAGCGCACCTGCGTGCAGCTCGAACTGTTCGCCGCCGCCGTCGAGGCCGGCACCTTCCTCGAAGTGATCATCGACCACGCCGACCCGGCAGCCAAGCCCGCGCCGCGCCCCGACCTGCGCCGGATGCTCGTCCCGCTCGGCCCGGTCGCCGTGTTCGCGGCCAGCAACTTCCCGCTCGCGTTCTCCGTCGCCGGCGGCGACACCGCCTCGGCGCTCGCCGCCGGCTGCCCGGTCGTCGTCAAGGCCCACCCGGGACACCCGGAGACGTCACAGCTGGTCGCGGCGATCCTCGCCGAGGTGCTTCCCGACGGGGTGTTCGCGCTGGTCGAGGGCTTCACGGCCGGCCAGGCCCTCGTCGGTCACCCGGCGATCACCGCCGTCGGCTTCACCGGCTCCCTCGCCGGCGGCCAGGCCCTCCTCGACCTGGTCAACGCCCGGGAGACCCCGATCCCGTTCTACGGCGAACTCGGCGCGCTCAACCCGGCGATCGTCACCCCGGCCGCGCTCGCCGACCGGCGCGACGAGATCGTCACCGGCTTCGTCGGCTCCTTCACGATGGGATCCGGCCAGTTCTGCACCAAGCCCGGCCTGCTGTTCCTCCCCGCGGGCCACGGACTGGACGAGGCACTGGGGGCCGCGGCCGCCGCCGCCACCACCGGGCAGCTCCTCACCGAGAACATTCAGAAGGGGTACGAGCAGGGCCTCACCCGGTTCGCGTCGGCCCCCGGCGTGCGGAGCCTCGCCGGTCCCGCCCCGGCCCTGTTCGCCGTCGCGGCCGGGGACCTGCGGGGGGAGCTGCTCGACGAGTGCTTCGGCCCGGCGGCGCTGGTCGTGGAGTACCAGTCTCCGGAGGAGCTCTTCGCCACGGTCCGCGACCTGCCCGGCAGCCTGACGGCCACCGCGCACCTGGGCGGGTCCGACGAGCTGGCCCCGGCGCTGCTGCCGCTGCTGGCCGGCATCGCCGGCCGGGTGATCGTCAACGGCTGGCCGACCGGGGTCGCGGTGACCGCGGCGATGCAGCACGGGGGCCCGTGGCCGGCGGCGACGACGTCCCTGTACACGTCGGTGGGCGAGACGGCCGTGCGCCGGTTCCTCCGCCCGGTGGCCTTCCAGAACGTCCCCGACGCTCTCCTCCCGCCGGCGCTCCAGGAGTCCAACCCGCTGGACATCCCCCGCCGGGTCTCCTGA
- a CDS encoding flavoprotein, producing the protein MELLVVVCAASPAGGVGELVRAAQNDGWTCRVLATPSALRFLDVPAIEELTKEPVRHAYRDPGEPKTTVIPDVAIVAPATFNTVNKLAAGITDNYALGVLAECVGLGVPTVVVPFLSTVLAGRLPFRDAVAGLRAEGVTVIVAEHPHGEGVGAPFPWREALAAAPRP; encoded by the coding sequence GTGGAGCTTTTGGTTGTCGTGTGCGCCGCCTCGCCCGCCGGGGGTGTCGGCGAGCTGGTCAGGGCCGCCCAGAACGACGGGTGGACCTGTCGGGTGCTGGCCACGCCCAGCGCGCTGCGCTTCCTCGACGTGCCGGCGATCGAGGAGCTGACGAAGGAACCGGTCCGGCACGCCTACCGGGACCCGGGTGAGCCGAAGACGACAGTGATCCCCGATGTCGCGATCGTCGCCCCGGCCACCTTCAACACGGTCAACAAGCTGGCCGCGGGGATCACCGACAACTACGCGCTCGGGGTGCTCGCCGAATGCGTCGGGCTCGGGGTGCCCACGGTGGTGGTGCCGTTCCTGAGCACGGTGCTCGCCGGCCGGCTGCCGTTCCGCGACGCCGTCGCCGGTCTGCGCGCCGAGGGGGTGACGGTCATCGTGGCCGAGCATCCGCACGGCGAGGGCGTCGGCGCGCCGTTCCCGTGGCGCGAGGCCCTGGCCGCGGCACCCCGCCCGTAG